A window of the Haloarcula litorea genome harbors these coding sequences:
- a CDS encoding ABC transporter ATP-binding protein has product MSGQHHRERADDDAPTEPDAGGPDHAGDASEFAGEDIVVGYPTTDEPVVDGESVRVPPGEVTALVGPNGSGKSTLLKALADQLDREGGTVRIDGADVDGLDQKTLARKLGLLSQENVAPDSITVEKLVEHGRYPHRGFFESLTDADRAAIDRAIELAGVDHLRDRQVGSLSGGQKQLVWVAVVLAQETDVLLLDEPTTFLDLRHQLQVMDIVETLRDESDITVLLVLHDLEQAARYADHVVALDGGEVYARGPPEDVVTEELLADVFGVEADVESTETGPRVTPLSALPEQGTDQD; this is encoded by the coding sequence ATGTCGGGACAGCACCACCGCGAGCGAGCGGACGACGACGCGCCGACCGAGCCCGACGCCGGCGGCCCCGACCACGCCGGCGACGCCAGCGAGTTCGCCGGCGAGGACATCGTCGTCGGCTACCCGACGACAGACGAGCCGGTCGTCGACGGGGAGTCGGTACGGGTCCCGCCCGGCGAGGTGACGGCCCTGGTCGGCCCCAACGGCAGCGGCAAGAGCACGCTGCTGAAGGCCCTGGCCGACCAGCTCGACCGCGAGGGCGGCACCGTCCGCATCGACGGTGCCGACGTCGACGGCCTCGACCAGAAGACGCTGGCCCGGAAGCTCGGGCTGCTCTCCCAGGAGAACGTCGCCCCGGACTCGATCACCGTCGAGAAGCTCGTCGAACACGGTCGGTACCCACACCGCGGGTTCTTCGAGTCGCTGACCGACGCCGACCGCGCGGCCATCGACCGGGCCATCGAGCTGGCCGGCGTCGACCACCTCCGCGACCGACAGGTCGGGAGCCTCAGCGGCGGTCAGAAGCAACTGGTCTGGGTCGCCGTCGTCCTCGCACAGGAGACGGACGTGCTGCTGCTGGACGAACCGACGACGTTCCTCGACCTCCGGCACCAGTTGCAGGTGATGGACATCGTCGAGACGCTCCGGGACGAGAGCGACATCACGGTGTTGCTGGTCCTGCACGACCTGGAGCAGGCGGCCCGCTACGCGGACCACGTGGTCGCGCTCGACGGCGGCGAGGTCTACGCCCGCGGCCCGCCCGAGGACGTGGTCACGGAGGAGCTGCTCGCCGACGTCTTCGGGGTCGAGGCC